The following coding sequences lie in one Moritella viscosa genomic window:
- a CDS encoding membrane protein — protein sequence MARAQLMRNFTQEGNMKKLSSILLVLLSINASAIEVILWVSEKDAPNITTDMPIESWHKAGYHDGPCGWVQTQNVDHLPPASSKNYIQGSEKVYEIDQEGNILNLWSMPVDSYVYAISGLNIYVRWGKTALQISTSGQLQISEQQYIKAKEASCPNKIKSIYGESDYIRCSEHTDLSNNKVHFLVYEGVCT from the coding sequence ATGGCAAGAGCACAGCTGATGAGGAATTTTACGCAAGAAGGAAATATGAAGAAACTGTCTAGTATCTTACTCGTTTTGCTGTCAATCAATGCAAGTGCTATTGAAGTTATACTGTGGGTTAGCGAGAAAGATGCTCCTAATATAACTACTGATATGCCAATAGAGTCTTGGCATAAAGCCGGCTACCACGACGGACCATGCGGTTGGGTTCAAACACAAAATGTTGACCATTTACCTCCGGCAAGTTCGAAGAACTATATTCAAGGGTCAGAGAAGGTCTACGAAATAGACCAAGAAGGTAACATTTTAAACCTATGGTCTATGCCTGTAGATTCATATGTCTATGCTATATCAGGCTTAAACATATATGTAAGGTGGGGGAAGACTGCGTTACAAATTTCTACTTCTGGTCAGCTACAAATAAGTGAACAGCAGTACATCAAAGCTAAAGAGGCTAGCTGTCCAAATAAAATTAAATCAATTTATGGTGAGTCCGATTATATCCGCTGTTCAGAACATACTGACTTATCTAATAATAAAGTACACTTTTTAGTGTATGAAGGCGTATGTACATAA
- a CDS encoding putative uncharacterized protein (No significant database matches), which translates to MGEGIAALAITIWVSHLFQAKEIERIGMTTWSSNPT; encoded by the coding sequence TTGGGGGAGGGCATTGCAGCATTGGCTATTACTATCTGGGTTTCTCATTTGTTCCAGGCCAAAGAGATTGAGCGTATTGGTATGACAACTTGGTCGAGTAACCCCACATGA
- a CDS encoding putative uncharacterized protein (No significant database matches), with protein MEKYIMNQDKLYDEALKEITCHAMLHTFMKIQYKDGFTPYHERNDILIKYLKEKQHLSKFKSCKKEIKTMLFFAREGGDLLAILSDINHISINW; from the coding sequence ATGGAAAAATATATAATGAATCAAGACAAGCTGTATGATGAAGCGTTAAAGGAAATAACTTGTCACGCAATGTTACATACCTTTATGAAAATTCAATATAAGGATGGATTTACACCTTATCATGAGCGCAATGATATTTTGATCAAATATCTGAAAGAGAAACAGCACTTATCAAAGTTTAAATCCTGTAAAAAAGAGATTAAAACCATGTTGTTTTTTGCTCGGGAAGGAGGGGATTTACTCGCAATATTAAGTGATATTAATCATATATCAATTAATTGGTGA
- a CDS encoding putative uncharacterized protein (No significant database matches) — protein sequence MSLARKQINFCWIGCSKLLGILTVGFLFDYNYLLYQKFWYLRYY from the coding sequence ATGTCATTAGCTAGAAAGCAGATTAATTTTTGTTGGATTGGCTGCTCTAAATTATTGGGTATTTTAACTGTTGGTTTTTTATTTGATTATAACTACCTACTTTATCAAAAATTCTGGTACCTACGCTATTACTGA
- a CDS encoding putative uncharacterized protein (No significant database matches) produces MLFLFEFITIKYCCFLKGFVGMRNILVPLLLLSLSGCSVVSYDSGEPDLIIIDSYEEPDLVITDSYEEPDLVITDSYEEPDLVITDSYEEPDLVITDSYEEPDLVITDSYEEQIW; encoded by the coding sequence TTGTTATTTTTATTCGAATTTATTACTATAAAATATTGTTGTTTTCTTAAGGGGTTTGTTGGTATGCGTAATATTTTAGTTCCATTATTGTTGTTATCATTATCAGGTTGTTCTGTAGTTAGTTATGATTCTGGAGAACCAGACCTGATAATTATTGATTCTTATGAAGAACCAGATTTGGTAATTACTGATTCTTATGAAGAACCAGATTTGGTAATTACTGATTCTTATGAAGAACCAGACTTGGTAATTACTGATTCTTATGAAGAACCAGACTTGGTAATCACTGATTCTTATGAAGAACCAGATTTGGTAATTACTGATTCTTATGAAGAGCAGATTTGGTAA
- a CDS encoding transposase, IS256 family produces MTKQELEAFAKEAAKGLKSQQDLLDFSQMLTKITVEAALNAELDDHLGYEKNQKDTSRNYRNGHSSKTLKTEDGQFELDTPRDREGSFEPKLVKKNQTRFTSMDDKILSLYARGMTTRDIVDSFKEMYNADISPTLISKVTNAVIEEVNEWQNRPLDSIYPIVYLDCIVVKIRQDNRVINKAVFLALAINLDGEKELLGLWFAENEGAKFWLNVLTELQNRGVEDILIACVDGLKGFPDAINTVYPETHIQLCIVHMIRNSLRFVSWKDYKAVTADLKRIYQADTEDIALMERDAFSERWDDKYPQISKSWISNWENLNTFFRYPKDIRKAIYTTNAIESLNSVIRKAIKNRKVFPSDDSAKKVVYLAIRSASKKWSMPIHNWKAAMNRFIIEFEDRLKDHL; encoded by the coding sequence ATGACAAAGCAAGAACTTGAAGCTTTTGCAAAGGAAGCCGCGAAAGGCTTGAAATCTCAACAAGACCTTCTCGATTTTAGTCAAATGCTAACTAAAATAACCGTTGAAGCTGCGCTCAATGCGGAGCTAGATGACCATCTGGGTTATGAAAAAAACCAGAAAGATACCTCGCGAAATTATCGAAATGGACATTCTTCCAAAACACTAAAAACTGAAGATGGCCAATTTGAACTTGATACACCCAGAGATCGCGAGGGTAGCTTTGAACCGAAGCTGGTCAAGAAAAACCAAACTCGTTTTACGTCGATGGATGATAAGATCCTGAGTCTCTATGCTCGAGGAATGACAACACGTGATATCGTTGATTCATTTAAAGAAATGTACAATGCGGATATCTCTCCAACCCTCATATCAAAAGTAACCAATGCCGTCATTGAAGAAGTAAACGAGTGGCAAAATAGGCCGCTAGATAGCATCTATCCTATCGTTTATTTAGATTGCATAGTCGTTAAAATACGCCAAGACAATCGCGTAATTAACAAAGCCGTATTTCTTGCTTTAGCCATAAACCTTGACGGTGAAAAAGAGCTGTTAGGCTTGTGGTTCGCTGAGAATGAAGGTGCTAAATTTTGGCTGAATGTATTAACAGAGTTACAGAATAGAGGTGTCGAAGACATCCTAATCGCGTGTGTAGATGGCCTGAAAGGCTTTCCAGATGCAATTAATACAGTTTACCCTGAAACTCATATCCAGCTTTGTATCGTTCATATGATTAGAAATTCACTACGATTTGTATCCTGGAAAGACTACAAGGCGGTAACGGCAGACCTAAAACGAATTTACCAAGCAGATACTGAAGATATAGCGTTAATGGAACGAGATGCGTTTTCAGAACGCTGGGATGATAAATATCCACAAATATCAAAGTCATGGATTAGCAATTGGGAGAACTTAAATACGTTTTTCAGATATCCTAAGGATATCAGAAAAGCGATTTACACAACGAACGCCATTGAATCACTTAACAGCGTTATACGTAAAGCAATCAAGAATAGGAAGGTATTTCCAAGCGATGATTCAGCTAAAAAAGTAGTGTATTTAGCGATCCGTTCAGCTTCAAAAAAGTGGTCGATGCCGATCCATAACTGGAAAGCAGCCATGAATCGTTTTATCATTGAATTTGAAGACCGATTAAAAGATCATCTCTAA
- a CDS encoding N-acetylmuramoyl-L-alanine amidase, translating to MLIDYNSYRATKSFNRRVRFVVLHYTAANFSASVKSLTGDSVSSHYLIPDKTDKTYCNAGFSDMRVFNLVDEAERAWHAGKSSWMGRSNLNDTSIGIEIVNQASYSNGKFIFPQYSTDQIEAVKSLLKNILQRYPDIDPTHIVGHSDIAPGRKSDPGSSFPWKDLYEEGIGAWYDKETVDRYLGEYTYKLPNQDKIISMLKVYGYDTSVISSEKEFRNIVRAFQLHFRPEDCRGNIDTETASILSALVEKYRM from the coding sequence ATGCTGATCGACTATAATTCGTACCGAGCAACAAAATCCTTCAATCGTCGTGTTCGGTTTGTTGTTCTTCACTACACCGCTGCAAATTTCTCAGCTTCGGTAAAAAGTCTGACTGGAGATAGTGTTAGCTCCCATTATCTTATACCTGATAAGACTGACAAAACCTACTGTAATGCTGGCTTTAGTGATATGAGGGTATTTAACCTAGTTGATGAAGCTGAAAGAGCATGGCATGCGGGGAAAAGCTCTTGGATGGGGAGAAGTAATCTTAATGATACTTCTATCGGTATTGAGATTGTTAATCAAGCATCTTATAGTAATGGGAAGTTCATTTTTCCACAATATTCCACAGATCAGATAGAAGCTGTTAAGTCTCTACTCAAGAATATACTTCAAAGATACCCTGATATAGACCCGACTCATATTGTGGGGCATAGTGATATTGCCCCTGGAAGAAAAAGTGACCCAGGTTCCTCTTTTCCTTGGAAGGATTTATACGAAGAAGGTATCGGGGCTTGGTATGACAAGGAAACCGTAGATCGTTACTTAGGTGAGTATACTTATAAGCTCCCTAATCAGGATAAGATAATTAGTATGCTGAAGGTCTATGGGTATGATACTTCCGTCATATCTAGTGAGAAAGAGTTTAGAAATATAGTGCGGGCATTCCAGCTTCATTTCAGACCTGAGGATTGTCGCGGGAACATAGATACTGAGACGGCCTCTATACTTTCTGCACTGGTAGAAAAGTATAGAATGTAG
- a CDS encoding putative membrane associated signaling protein, GGDEF family protein gives MTLFKQIYSLLFGLFVLVMSSLVYFQFTETRDFMANQMESELNNTTTSLSLMLKPHLQTGDIAAVETLVNVIFEGGFYRKVNLTWLADQKQQSWENPIVVEGVPQWFIDLGLFEVQTKESLIQSGWLQLAKLKIEAHPGLGYRELWRVMNNTLLIISLLFLISIFVLHFHLKYLLKPLHDIASHASDISQRVFNPDMDLPATAELRLVVTAINSMSGQLKQVFQTLDDEVDSLKHDNLVDAVSNLPNRQYLTGQITSWLTDPSYGGLLLAKLDWLNEVHSKYGYQVRDESIRVLALRMTEQLPGVAECVIARISNTEFAFLITKGDHQQIASYLQALIRLINQEMFKAGCMPNRDFAIGVTERNDEISPSELLAQADNALQQALTDNKMSSWFDSHCQHEFNREEWRQRLLTAISHNQFVFQWQPILQMDSGEVLQRELYCRLNIDGQQVKAGQFMPYVELLSLGSQLDRCLLESLISQNILALNKEPVAVNLTQDSLLDPTFHSWLAHFLQNTLSADQIYFEITESAASNNPHESSQLAGIVRRYGANFGIDQCGRQMGSLSYLQQLKPDYVKLDQSLSIYSNNQQNNELCRALINIGKGLNIDVIITAIENRQQLERIKPLRAEGYQGYISVPQDVKVYAQ, from the coding sequence ATGACCTTGTTTAAACAGATCTATTCATTATTATTTGGTTTATTTGTCTTAGTAATGTCGAGTCTGGTGTATTTTCAATTTACAGAAACACGTGATTTCATGGCTAATCAGATGGAGTCTGAACTTAATAATACGACTACATCATTAAGTTTGATGTTAAAACCACATTTACAAACGGGCGATATCGCTGCGGTTGAGACTTTGGTAAATGTCATTTTTGAGGGTGGTTTTTATCGTAAGGTTAATTTAACTTGGCTTGCCGATCAAAAGCAGCAATCATGGGAAAATCCAATTGTCGTTGAAGGGGTACCACAGTGGTTCATTGATCTTGGATTATTTGAGGTTCAAACCAAAGAAAGTTTAATTCAATCGGGTTGGTTACAACTCGCAAAATTAAAAATAGAAGCGCATCCTGGATTAGGTTATCGTGAATTGTGGCGGGTAATGAATAATACGTTATTGATTATCTCTCTTTTATTTTTGATATCTATTTTTGTATTACATTTTCATCTTAAATATTTACTTAAGCCGTTACATGATATTGCTAGCCATGCTAGTGATATATCACAGCGGGTATTTAACCCTGATATGGACTTACCTGCTACTGCAGAGTTACGATTGGTAGTAACAGCAATAAACTCGATGTCGGGACAGCTTAAACAAGTATTTCAAACTCTGGATGACGAAGTCGATAGTTTAAAGCATGACAATCTTGTTGATGCGGTATCGAACTTACCAAATAGACAGTATTTAACAGGGCAAATCACAAGTTGGTTAACAGACCCAAGTTATGGCGGCTTGTTGCTAGCCAAATTAGACTGGCTGAATGAAGTACACAGTAAATATGGTTATCAAGTCCGTGATGAAAGTATTCGAGTGCTCGCATTACGTATGACAGAACAATTACCCGGTGTTGCTGAATGTGTTATTGCTCGTATTTCAAATACAGAATTTGCGTTTTTAATTACTAAAGGTGATCATCAGCAAATAGCGTCTTATTTACAAGCGCTTATTCGTTTAATTAATCAAGAGATGTTTAAAGCTGGTTGCATGCCTAATCGTGACTTCGCGATAGGGGTAACGGAACGAAATGATGAGATTTCTCCTTCTGAATTACTCGCTCAAGCGGATAATGCATTGCAACAAGCACTTACCGATAATAAGATGAGTAGCTGGTTTGATAGCCATTGCCAACATGAATTTAACCGAGAAGAGTGGCGCCAACGTCTATTAACGGCAATTAGTCATAACCAGTTTGTATTTCAATGGCAGCCTATCTTACAGATGGATAGTGGTGAAGTATTGCAGCGAGAACTTTATTGCCGCTTGAATATTGATGGTCAACAGGTTAAAGCAGGGCAATTTATGCCGTATGTTGAGCTATTATCGTTAGGCAGTCAACTTGATCGCTGTTTATTAGAAAGCTTAATTTCGCAAAATATACTTGCTCTAAATAAAGAACCTGTGGCAGTTAATTTAACTCAGGATAGTTTGCTCGATCCGACGTTTCATTCTTGGTTAGCGCATTTTTTACAAAATACGTTATCCGCAGACCAAATTTATTTTGAAATAACCGAGTCAGCCGCGAGTAATAATCCTCACGAAAGTTCGCAATTAGCGGGGATTGTTCGTCGATACGGGGCTAATTTTGGTATTGATCAATGCGGTCGTCAAATGGGGTCATTAAGTTATTTACAGCAATTGAAACCTGATTATGTGAAATTAGATCAATCGTTATCTATTTATAGTAATAATCAGCAGAACAATGAATTATGTCGTGCGTTGATCAATATTGGTAAAGGATTAAATATTGATGTGATTATTACCGCGATAGAAAATCGTCAGCAACTTGAAAGAATAAAACCGTTACGTGCAGAGGGATATCAAGGTTATATTTCAGTGCCGCAAGATGTAAAAGTATACGCTCAATAG
- a CDS encoding outer membrane protein: MKYIIVLISSFLLMACTTPIVDMADNTQIQLQDLSDADNDGVITSREKCPASFAGSKVDNYGCGADIINKVRQELKVNFASNSAVVSKRYFGDIEALANFMKKHLATEVVIEGHTSKLGSKSLNMRLSQERAQAVMNILVNNFGIATSRVSAVGYGFERILDDGNTKSAHAKNRRIVAELTSESTTKDMKWNIYSVDK, encoded by the coding sequence ATGAAATATATTATTGTTTTGATTTCGTCATTTTTATTAATGGCATGTACGACACCTATTGTTGATATGGCAGATAATACACAGATTCAACTGCAGGATTTGAGTGACGCTGATAACGATGGTGTTATCACAAGTAGAGAAAAATGCCCTGCTTCTTTTGCTGGTTCTAAAGTGGATAATTATGGTTGTGGTGCTGATATTATTAATAAAGTGAGGCAAGAGCTAAAAGTTAACTTTGCCAGTAATTCGGCAGTCGTGAGTAAACGATATTTTGGTGATATTGAAGCGTTAGCCAATTTTATGAAAAAACACCTTGCTACTGAAGTTGTTATTGAAGGACACACGAGTAAATTAGGCAGTAAATCATTAAATATGCGTTTATCTCAAGAGCGTGCACAAGCTGTGATGAACATTTTGGTGAATAATTTTGGTATTGCGACATCCAGAGTGTCTGCGGTTGGCTATGGCTTTGAGCGGATACTCGATGATGGTAATACGAAAAGCGCACATGCCAAAAATAGACGTATTGTGGCTGAGCTTACGAGTGAAAGCACGACTAAAGATATGAAATGGAATATTTACAGTGTTGATAAATAA
- a CDS encoding outer membrane efflux protein encodes MNPTNFHSEQRGCKGFLYSAIMCSAIVFPTMVNAQSLEQAVALTLSSHPEIRIAFSKFKVREEQVKQASSGHLPSIDVTGGYGYEYTNSPGTRKSDVNDHDNTEELRRGEFGISLKQSLFSGFQTSSDVSRTIHETSAEQWRLFSTAEDVALEVTKVYTNLLKTKQILVLSEKNLTTHKTIYSQIKQRTDSGLGSIADLSQITGRLARAQSNVISAKNNYLDAEAQFYRVTEQRADNLIVPVPDADLLPADRLIGLDQALANHPIIKSSTNDITAAHYQYDAANSNYYPKVTFEVDANFNNDLDGEDGHNGTSGVGGHNNDVVAMVRFSYNLYSGGRDKAYAREMAYKITEASELNKTAHRQVTEGYNLAWNAYELLNEQKYYIQAHVVASKDSQAAYEQQFKLGQRSLLDLLDTENELFQARKEFVDAEFSEIIARYRLLNATGQLLDSLRVTRPDIWMGEDEYAGGVK; translated from the coding sequence ATGAACCCCACTAATTTTCACTCGGAACAAAGAGGCTGTAAGGGTTTCCTTTATTCTGCGATAATGTGTTCAGCTATAGTTTTCCCTACGATGGTAAATGCACAATCGTTAGAGCAGGCTGTTGCGCTGACGCTAAGTAGTCACCCTGAGATCCGCATTGCTTTTAGTAAATTTAAAGTACGTGAAGAACAGGTTAAGCAAGCTTCATCTGGGCATTTACCGAGTATTGATGTCACTGGGGGTTATGGCTATGAATATACTAACAGCCCGGGGACGAGAAAGAGTGATGTCAATGATCACGATAACACTGAAGAATTACGCCGTGGTGAATTCGGTATTAGTTTAAAGCAAAGTTTGTTTAGTGGTTTTCAAACATCAAGCGATGTGAGTCGTACAATTCATGAAACGAGTGCTGAGCAATGGCGGTTATTCAGTACTGCGGAAGACGTAGCGCTAGAAGTAACGAAGGTGTACACTAACTTATTAAAAACAAAGCAGATCTTGGTGTTGTCTGAAAAGAATTTAACAACGCATAAGACCATTTATAGCCAAATAAAACAACGGACAGATTCTGGGTTAGGCAGTATTGCTGATCTTTCTCAAATTACAGGTCGCTTGGCTCGAGCACAATCTAATGTTATTTCAGCAAAGAATAATTACCTTGATGCAGAAGCACAATTTTACCGTGTGACAGAGCAACGCGCTGATAACCTTATCGTACCGGTACCTGACGCTGATTTATTACCTGCAGATAGACTCATTGGTTTAGACCAAGCATTAGCTAATCATCCAATCATTAAATCATCGACTAATGATATTACTGCTGCTCATTATCAATATGATGCAGCAAATTCAAATTACTATCCGAAAGTGACGTTTGAGGTTGATGCTAATTTTAATAACGATCTTGATGGTGAAGATGGGCATAATGGCACATCGGGTGTTGGCGGTCATAACAATGACGTAGTCGCCATGGTTCGCTTTTCTTATAACTTATATTCTGGGGGACGTGATAAAGCGTACGCACGGGAAATGGCTTATAAAATTACAGAAGCAAGTGAGCTAAATAAAACTGCACATCGTCAGGTGACGGAAGGGTATAACTTAGCCTGGAATGCATATGAACTATTAAACGAACAAAAATATTATATACAAGCGCATGTTGTGGCATCGAAAGATTCACAAGCCGCTTATGAACAGCAATTCAAATTAGGCCAACGTAGCCTATTGGACTTACTTGATACTGAAAATGAATTATTTCAAGCTCGTAAAGAATTTGTTGATGCAGAATTTAGTGAAATAATTGCACGTTATCGTTTATTAAATGCGACAGGGCAATTATTAGATTCATTACGGGTAACCAGACCTGATATTTGGATGGGTGAAGATGAATATGCTGGAGGCGTTAAGTAA
- a CDS encoding secretion protein, HlyD family: MKISKKDLEMADDVYGAMLAQTPQVHRLTIWALAAFVLSFIIWAYFAKLDRVATGMGKVVPSSQIQIIQSLDGGILQQLYVTEGMVVRKDQPLARIDDTRFRADLAEQRQEVDSLRADIIRLRSELASILVADVPDWKLQIKIAKKTLIFPDDLNQNLPHLVERQQDEYQTGLDSLSNQVAIQGQQIQQRHEESRELKSKIKTLEISYKLALREIELTRPLAEKNIVPEVELLKLERSVNSIKGELNSIRLLVPKLKAAMAEAVLKRREAVLNYRADAREQLNELQDQFSRITEAQVGVKDKVEKALIISPVVGTIKTLHITTMGGVVQPGQVLLEIVPTEDKLLIEAKIKPKDIAFIHLGLPAVVKITAYDFTRYGGLKGVVEHISADTTQDEDGNSFYIIRVRTKISDIQGNHDMPIIPGMMTSVDVMIGKRTVLEYILNPVLRAKAMALREL, translated from the coding sequence ATGAAGATAAGTAAAAAAGACTTAGAGATGGCCGATGATGTGTACGGCGCTATGTTAGCGCAAACACCTCAAGTTCACAGATTAACTATTTGGGCATTGGCTGCATTTGTACTTAGCTTTATTATTTGGGCTTACTTTGCAAAATTAGACCGAGTGGCAACGGGGATGGGTAAGGTCGTACCTTCTTCGCAGATCCAGATTATTCAGAGTTTAGATGGTGGTATTTTACAACAGCTATATGTAACTGAGGGTATGGTAGTACGTAAAGACCAGCCGCTTGCGAGAATCGATGATACACGTTTTCGAGCAGACCTAGCAGAACAACGTCAAGAAGTTGATAGCTTGCGGGCGGATATTATTCGTTTGCGCAGTGAGTTAGCGAGTATCTTGGTTGCCGATGTTCCAGACTGGAAATTACAAATTAAGATAGCCAAAAAAACCTTGATATTTCCTGATGATTTAAATCAGAATTTACCCCATCTTGTCGAACGTCAACAAGATGAATATCAGACGGGGTTAGATAGTCTTAGTAATCAGGTTGCGATTCAGGGCCAGCAAATTCAACAGCGTCATGAAGAAAGCAGGGAATTAAAGTCAAAAATAAAAACCTTGGAAATCAGTTATAAATTGGCTTTGCGGGAAATTGAATTGACGCGACCTTTAGCGGAAAAGAACATAGTACCGGAAGTGGAATTATTAAAATTAGAGCGGAGTGTTAACAGTATTAAAGGTGAGTTGAATTCTATTCGTTTATTAGTACCGAAATTAAAAGCGGCGATGGCAGAAGCGGTGTTAAAGCGTCGTGAAGCGGTACTTAATTATCGTGCAGATGCACGAGAACAGTTAAATGAATTACAAGATCAGTTTTCACGTATTACCGAGGCGCAAGTTGGGGTTAAAGACAAGGTAGAAAAAGCACTAATCATTTCACCTGTAGTTGGTACTATCAAAACCTTGCATATCACCACCATGGGTGGCGTTGTACAGCCGGGCCAAGTGTTATTAGAGATTGTACCAACTGAAGATAAATTACTGATTGAAGCCAAAATAAAACCGAAAGATATTGCTTTTATTCATCTAGGCTTACCGGCAGTGGTGAAAATCACTGCATATGATTTTACTCGTTATGGAGGGTTAAAAGGGGTTGTTGAGCACATAAGTGCGGATACAACTCAGGATGAAGACGGTAATAGTTTTTATATTATTCGTGTCCGTACTAAAATTTCTGATATTCAGGGGAATCACGATATGCCAATAATTCCCGGAATGATGACATCTGTTGATGTGATGATAGGTAAACGTACGGTATTAGAATATATATTAAATCCTGTTTTAAGGGCTAAAGCAATGGCACTTAGGGAGTTATAA